The Limanda limanda chromosome 20, fLimLim1.1, whole genome shotgun sequence genome has a segment encoding these proteins:
- the nrros gene encoding transforming growth factor beta activator LRRC33 produces MPVHGLTPILLCLLPIWIIPSPASSHPQLSECRLIQRTALCNDAKLSSVPPGLPRNIEELQLNYNHLQTLQDDSLLRYPSLTSLSVACNSLEKLESNTFQDLSLLESLNLANNSLYIGYPETSQAFKKLPGLKVLDLSENKLEDEMAATLLQNLTSLEYLNLSGNLLRRLDETSFRDLNKLKELNLQRNIIFEIDGAFGSNSKLQRLNLAFNYLPCLTDFHMTHLVVLNASHNFIEWFISRQDLNDTFQLETLDLSDNKLLFFPFLPSHSHLRNLYLSHNSLRFYEQLADDAPLPNSTTTVEFYNLRKYASNVTAELWDDSLHGDISSLEILDLRGNQVEYFPHGFIQKMPFLSRLQMCTNCLESLNLTSEQFPGSLYELDISNNRLKQVVADEGTLTVLGNLTYFNLSLNDLEWLPSRFFSSLPSLISVDLSYNHINICLSEEAEISTDRVSACVDWRNVVSLGQLYLKGCDLKLIPSSAFAGLSLTHLELSDNPGLVLQSIQSLSRTLQHLGLGNTHIQDFDFSHFKHLKFLNISRNSLAHLSPSLLTLDLKVLDLRDNRLSTIPPGLANALAPNLQIVFLTGNPFNCCQTEWFRTFVNSKTIKMVGLSDIECEDQVRTQQLQHLESSVCFNKAGESIYWYILLFVSISLSFVGISVMVLLTFKPQMMKKSIKKRCLKSTSY; encoded by the exons ATGCCGGTCCACGGACTCACTCCCATCCTGCTCTGCTTGTTACCCATCTGGATTATACCGAGCCCAGCATCGAGTCATCCACAACTCAGCGAATGTCGGCTG ATACAAAGAACAGCTCTCTGCAACGATGCCAAGCTCAGTTCTGTGCCTCCAGGATTACCACGCAACATCGAGGAACTTCAGCTCAACTACAATCACCTCCAAACACTACAGGACGACTCTCTGCTCCGTTACCCTTCACTAACCAGTCTGAGCGTAGCTTGTAACAGTTTGGAGAAATTAGAATCAAACACTTTTCAAGACTTAAGCTTGTTAGAAAGCCTCAACTTGGCAAATAACTCCCTGTATATTGGCTACCCAGAAACCAGCCAGGCATTCAAGAAGCTACCCGGTCTCAAAGTTCTGGATCTGTCAGAGAACAAACTGGAGGATGAAATGGCAGCCACTCTTCTCCAAAATCTGACGTCCTTGGAGTACCTCAATCTTTCTGGAAACCTCTTGCGGAGATTGGACGAGACCTCGTTCAGGGACCTGAACAAGCTGAAAGAGCTCAACCTGCAAAGGAACATCATATTTGAGATTGATGGAGCCTTTGGCAGCAATTCCAAGCTCCAGCGGCTCAACTTGGCCTTCAACTACCTGCCTTGCCTAACAGACTTCCACATGACCCACCTAGTGGTCCTCAATGCCAGCCACAACTTCATCGAGTGGTTCATCTCCAGACAAGACCTTAATGACACTTTCCAGCTCGAGACACTTGATCTATCAGATAACAAACTgctcttctttcctttcttgcCCAGCCATAGTCACTTACGCAACCTTTACCTGTCCCACAACAGCCTTAGGTTCTACGAACAGCTAGCAGACGATGCCCCGTTACCTAACTCGACGACAACTGTCGAGTTCTACAACCTGAGGAAGTATGCGAGCAATGTGACTGCCGAGTTGTGGGATGACAGTCTTCATGGGGACATCTCTTCTCTAGAGATTTTGGATCTAAGAGGAAACCAGGTAGAGTATTTCCCCCACGGATTCATCCAGAAAATGCCCTTCCTGTCCAGACTTCAAATGTGCACCAACTGTTTGGAATCCTTAAATCTAACATCCGAACAGTTCCCTGGCAGCTTGTACGAGCTGGACATCAGCAACAACAGACTGAAGCAGGTTGTAGCAGATGAAGGAACGCTGACGGTTCTTGGCAATCTGACCTACTTCAACCTGAGCCTCAATGATCTCGAGTGGTTACCCTCGAGATTCTTTTCCTCACTGCCAAGCCTCATATCCGTGGATCTCAGCTACAACCACATTAACATTTGTCTCTCTGAGGAAGCTGAGATCAGTACAGACCGTGTCTCAGCTTGTGTGGACTGGAGAAATGTTGTGTCCCTTGGGCAGCTTTACCTCAAAGGATGCGACCTTAAATTAATTCCATCGTCTGCATTTGCAGGGTTGTCGCTAACGCACCTGGAACTGTCCGATAACCCTGGACTCGTCCTACAATCAATACAAAGCCTCAGCAGAACTTTGCAGCATCTAGGTTTAGGAAACACTCACATACAAGACTTTGACTTTTCCCATTTTAAACATCTgaagtttttaaacatttcaaggAACTCTCTCGCCCACCTTTCCCCTTCCCTCCTAACTCTTGATCTGAAAGTGCTCGACTTGAGGGACAACAGACTGTCCACTATCCCCCCAGGTCTGGCTAACGCATTAGCTCCAAACCTGCAGATTGTTTTCCTCACAGGAAATCCGTTCAACTGCTGCCAAACAGAATGGTTCAGGACCTTTGTAAATTCAAAGACAATCAAAATGGTCGGACTATCAGACATTGAATGTGAAGATCAAGTCCGGACACAGCAATTGCAGCACTTAGAGTCATCTGTGTGTTTCAACAAAGCTGGGGAATCTATATACTGGTACATTCTGCTCTTTGTATCCATAAGTCTTTCATTTGTTGGCATTTCAGTTATGGTTCTTCTCACGTTCAAGCCCCAAATGATgaaaaaatctattaaaaagAGGTGTCTGAAGTCTACATCTTATTAA
- the sh3glb1a gene encoding endophilin-B1a, translating to MDFNVKRLAADAGTFLSRAVQFTEEKLGQAEKTELDAHLENLLVRAETTKQWTERIMKQTEILLQPNPNLRLEEFVYEKLEKKAPPRVNNHELLGQSMIESGNEFGPGTAYGNALTKCGETEKQLGGAERELIHSAAINFLTPFRNFLEGDFKTILKERKLLQVKRLDLDAAKTRLKKARMADARAVAEQELRMTQSEFDRQAEITRLLLEGVSSTHAHQLRCLNDFVEAQTTYYAQCYQYMVDLQRQLGSFPSSFSNNNQSSVSGGASISVPTIPVSSASLPSVSGGHGSSAMSGGFNELRSSNGSRKARVLYDYDAASSSELSLLADEVITVSSVPGMDSDWLMGERGSQKGKVPITYLELLN from the exons ATGGACTTCAACGTGAAGCGGCTCGCCGCGGACGCCGGTACCTTCCTGAGCCGGGCGGTGCAG TTCACAGAGGAGAAGCTCGGCCAGGCTGAGAAGACCGAGTTGGACGCTCATCTGGAGAACCTGCTGGTCCGAGCTGAGACCACCAAGCAATGGACGGAGAGGATCATGAAGCAGACAGAGATCCTGCTTCAGCCCAACCCGA ATCTCCGGCTCGAAGAATTTGTCTACGAGAAACTGGAGAAAAAAGCCCCACCGCGGGTGAACAATCACGAACTGCTGGGCCAGTCTATGATCGAGTCTGGAAATGAGTTTGGTCCTGGCACCGCCTACG GGAATGCTCTGACAAAATGTGGAGAGACGGAGAAACAGCTCGGCGGAGCAGAGCGGGAGCTCATCCACAGTGCAGCCATCAACTTCCTGACACCTTTCAGAAACTTTCTAGAGGGCGACTTCAAAACCATCCTG aaagaaagaaagctgctGCAGGTCAAACGCCTGGATCTGGATGCAGCCAAGACGAGGCTAAAGAAAGCCAGGATGGCTGACGCAAGAGCCGTG GCTGAGCAGGAGCTGAGGATGACCCAGAGTGAGTTTGACCGGCAGGCCGAGATCAcccggctgctgctggagggcGTCAGCAGCACCCAT GCACACCAACTACGCTGCTTGAATGACTTTGTGGAGGCCCAGACTACGTACTACGCACAGTGTTACCAGTACATGGTGGATCTCCAAAGGCAGCTGGGCAG TTTCCCCTCGTCATTCTCCAACAACAACCAGTCGTCGGTGTCGGGCGGGGCCAGCATCTCGGTGCCCACCATCCCGGTGTCGTCGGCCTCCTTGCCCAGCGTGTCGGGGGGCCACGGCAGCTCTGCAATGTCGGGCGGATTTAACGAGTTGCGCAGCTCCAACGGCAGCCGTAAAGCCCGAGTCCTCTACGACTACGACGCTGCCAGCAGCAGCGAGCTCTCCCTGCTCGCCGATGAG GTGATCACAGTCAGCAGCGTCCCGGGCATGGATTCCGACTGGCTGATGGGTGAGCGCGGCAGCCAGAAGGGCAAAGTGCCGATCACCTACCTGGAGCTGCTTAACTGA
- the fbxo45 gene encoding F-box/SPRY domain-containing protein 1, producing the protein MSGAVGGGGGSSCGGAAAAAAGCSSAGSSPYAASAGGGSGVAGRLPARVLEHIFSYLEMNDLMRCSLVCWHWNNILSDENSEVWRSLCSRALTDEALRSDILCNLLTYKGKLKSYQHALSSHDCSRNVYVKKNGFTLHRNPIAQSTDGARGKIGFLEGRHAWEIWWEGPLGTVAVIGIATKRASLQCQGYVALLGSDDQSWGWNLVDNNLLHNGEVNGNFPQCNNAPKYQIGERIRVILDMDDKTLAFERGFEFLGIAFRGLPKACLFPAVSAVYGNTEVTMVYLGKPLDG; encoded by the exons ATGTCCGGAGCCgtcggcggaggaggaggctcctCCTGTGGGGgcgcagcggcggcggcggccggCTGCAGCTCCGCCGGCTCTTCTCCCTACGCTGCCTCCGCCGGGGGAGGCTCGGGGGTGGCCGGGAGGCTGCCGGCCCGGGTCCTGGAGCACATCTTCTCCTACCTGGAGATGAACGACCTGATGCGGTGCTCGCTGGTCTGCTGGCACTGGAACAACATCCTGTCGGACGAGAACAGCGAGGTGTGGCGCAGCCTCTGCAGCCGGGCGCTGACCGATGAAGCCCTGCGGTCTGACATCCTGTGCAACCTGCTAACCTACAAGGGGAAA CTCAAGTCCTATCAACATGCCCTGAGCTCCCACGACTGCTCCCGCAACGTTTACGTGAAGAAGAACGGCTTCACCCTGCACCGCAACCCCATCGCCCAGAGCACTGACGGCGCCCGGGGCAAGATCGGCTTTTTGGAAGGGCGGCATGCCTGGGAGATCTGGTGGGAAGGCCCCCTCGGCACCGTGGCAGTCATCGGCATCGCCACGAAGCGGGCGTCGCTGCAGTGCCAGGGCTACGTGGCTCTGCTGGGCAGTGACGACCAGAGCTGGGGCTGGAACCTGGTCGACAACAACCTGCTGCACAATGGGGAGGTTAACGGAAACTTCCCACAGTGTAACAATGCACCCAAATATCAG ATCGGGGAGAGAATCCGGGTGATCCTAGACATGGATGACAAGACGTTAGCCTTCGAGAGGGGATTTGAGTTTCTTGGAATAGCGTTTCGTGGACTTCCCAAAGCCTGCCTATTCCCCGCTGTCTCTGCAGTGTACGGCAACACTGAAGTCACCATGGTGTACCTGGGAAAACCTCTGGATGGAtag